In one Geoglobus acetivorans genomic region, the following are encoded:
- the ala gene encoding alanine dehydrogenase translates to MDSLILSRSDVEELLTMEECLSAVEHAFYLHGTGKTQMPAKIYLTFENGDLRAMPAFIEGHAGIKWVNSHPGNREKGLPTVMAVLIYNDPDTGFPLAVMDATHLTNMRTGAAGGVAVRYLARKDSRTVGFVGCGMQARTQLEAIVNVADIERVKAYDISEGTAKDFLSFAEKFGLDGEVVEIADACRSDILVTTTPSRTPVVKAEWIEEGTHVNAIGADAPGKQELDPKILLRAKVVVDDYEQAFHSGEVNVPLSKGIITEDHIFGTLGEIVAGLKKGREDDSQITVFDSTGLAIQDIATASLIYDKAVKAGKGVKFRFF, encoded by the coding sequence ATGGACTCCCTGATTCTTTCAAGAAGTGATGTTGAAGAGCTTTTGACGATGGAGGAGTGTTTGAGTGCGGTGGAACACGCCTTTTACCTGCATGGTACTGGAAAAACGCAGATGCCAGCAAAAATTTATCTCACATTTGAAAACGGAGACCTCAGGGCGATGCCCGCTTTCATTGAGGGTCATGCAGGCATAAAATGGGTCAACTCTCATCCGGGAAACAGGGAAAAAGGGTTGCCGACGGTTATGGCGGTTCTCATTTACAATGATCCTGATACAGGCTTTCCCCTTGCCGTGATGGACGCCACTCATCTCACCAACATGAGGACCGGTGCTGCGGGAGGTGTTGCTGTCAGATACCTTGCGAGGAAGGACAGCAGGACTGTGGGTTTTGTGGGCTGTGGAATGCAGGCCAGAACGCAGCTCGAGGCAATAGTTAATGTTGCTGATATCGAGAGGGTGAAGGCCTATGATATCAGTGAAGGAACTGCAAAGGACTTTTTGAGTTTTGCTGAAAAGTTTGGGCTGGATGGAGAAGTGGTTGAGATAGCCGACGCATGCAGAAGCGACATCCTGGTAACGACAACACCATCAAGAACGCCGGTTGTGAAGGCCGAATGGATTGAGGAAGGGACACATGTAAATGCGATAGGTGCAGACGCTCCGGGAAAGCAGGAGCTCGATCCGAAAATCCTTCTCAGAGCGAAGGTTGTGGTCGATGACTACGAGCAGGCGTTTCACAGCGGAGAGGTCAACGTTCCCCTGAGTAAGGGCATAATCACAGAGGATCACATTTTCGGCACTCTGGGTGAAATTGTAGCGGGTCTGAAAAAGGGCAGAGAAGATGACAGCCAGATCACCGTGTTTGACTCAACAGGACTGGCGATTCAGGACATCGCCACAGCAAGCCTGATATATGATAAGGCTGTAAAAGCTGGAAAAGGTGTGAAGTTCAGGTTTTTCTGA
- a CDS encoding cupin domain-containing protein has translation MRLLPENWEDRRNYRVAPLHFFDSRTFIQLVEIKGRVGSHYHRTQTEVFVVVEGSGKIGIGDEVHEAGCGDVLLCPPGAIHFAEGNLKILVFKYDYVDNDTVWLE, from the coding sequence GTGAGGCTTTTGCCTGAGAACTGGGAAGACAGACGAAATTACAGGGTTGCTCCACTCCATTTTTTTGACAGCCGCACCTTCATTCAGCTTGTGGAGATAAAGGGCAGGGTCGGGAGTCACTATCATAGAACTCAGACTGAAGTTTTCGTCGTGGTGGAGGGGAGCGGAAAAATTGGCATTGGGGATGAGGTTCACGAGGCGGGATGTGGAGATGTCCTTCTGTGTCCGCCCGGAGCGATACATTTTGCGGAAGGAAACCTGAAAATACTGGTTTTCAAGTACGATTATGTGGACAACGATACTGTCTGGCTTGAGTGA